From a region of the Prosthecobacter vanneervenii genome:
- a CDS encoding serine/threonine-protein kinase has product MPEESTPDEQPSFDVPSLEAMDAYLPQFQFEKLAACGGMGAVYKAYQESLDRRVAVKILPPEFGAEKEFADRFKVEARAMAKLNHTNIVGVYDFGITAGGHLYLVMEWIEGRSLHEMIHKGGLSLRKATNLAMQLCEALTFAHEHQIIHRDIKPGNIMVNDADHVKVADFGLARPVSDEAEQENPFGTPDYAAPEIRGGSVVDHRVDIYAAGVVLYEMLTGTVPKEPRRSVTEFAQVSKRWDEIIARAMHPDPEKRYQDASEFRAHINVAMKQAAEPGAAPARPIAIDLGLGLDSGRIAGLKGPLMAASMKPAAQTKPAARMPQKQVILAAGAVGVLLGGLLAVMFRPSVKEKEIKAGSVATPAEIQQVMQNLAHDDTELTRLLNSFAEDMASTGADQSPNSAMAEKLRKAHQSTLLAKVRERQEAARRAEVVAEQVEKLKGAPSLKALQKAAE; this is encoded by the coding sequence ATGCCCGAAGAGTCGACCCCTGACGAACAGCCTTCGTTTGATGTGCCCAGCCTGGAGGCGATGGACGCCTATCTGCCGCAGTTTCAATTTGAAAAACTGGCGGCATGTGGCGGCATGGGCGCGGTGTACAAAGCCTATCAGGAGAGCTTGGATCGTAGAGTGGCTGTGAAGATTCTGCCGCCCGAATTTGGGGCTGAAAAAGAATTTGCCGACCGCTTCAAGGTGGAGGCGCGCGCGATGGCGAAGCTGAACCACACGAACATCGTCGGGGTGTATGACTTTGGCATCACAGCCGGAGGGCATCTTTATCTGGTGATGGAATGGATTGAGGGGAGGTCCCTTCACGAGATGATTCACAAAGGGGGGCTCTCACTCAGAAAGGCGACGAACCTGGCGATGCAACTGTGCGAGGCGCTGACCTTTGCGCATGAACACCAGATCATTCACCGGGACATCAAGCCGGGGAACATCATGGTGAATGACGCTGACCATGTGAAAGTGGCTGACTTTGGCCTGGCGCGACCTGTTTCTGATGAGGCGGAGCAGGAGAACCCCTTTGGCACGCCGGATTATGCCGCGCCGGAGATCCGCGGCGGCAGCGTGGTGGACCATCGGGTGGATATTTATGCCGCAGGTGTGGTGCTGTATGAGATGCTGACGGGCACCGTGCCCAAGGAGCCGCGTCGTTCGGTCACGGAGTTTGCCCAAGTTTCGAAGCGATGGGACGAGATCATCGCCAGAGCCATGCACCCTGATCCGGAAAAGCGTTATCAGGATGCGTCGGAATTTCGTGCGCACATCAACGTGGCAATGAAGCAGGCTGCGGAGCCGGGCGCTGCTCCGGCCAGGCCGATAGCCATCGATCTCGGGCTGGGGCTGGATTCAGGAAGAATCGCCGGCTTGAAGGGGCCGCTGATGGCCGCGAGCATGAAACCTGCCGCGCAGACAAAGCCGGCTGCTCGAATGCCACAGAAGCAGGTCATCCTGGCTGCAGGAGCGGTGGGTGTGCTGCTGGGGGGATTGCTGGCAGTGATGTTCCGGCCCAGCGTGAAAGAGAAAGAGATCAAGGCAGGCTCCGTGGCCACTCCTGCGGAAATCCAGCAGGTGATGCAGAATCTGGCGCATGATGACACAGAGCTTACGAGGCTGCTGAATTCATTTGCCGAAGACATGGCATCTACAGGAGCGGATCAAAGCCCCAACTCAGCCATGGCTGAAAAGCTACGCAAAGCGCATCAGTCAACTCTGCTGGCGAAAGTCAGGGAACGCCAGGAGGCGGCCCGGCGCGCTGAAGTCGTGGCTGAACAAGTGGAGAAGCTGAAAGGAGCGCCGTCTCTGAAGGCGCTGCAAAAAGCGGCTGAATAG
- a CDS encoding Gfo/Idh/MocA family protein yields the protein MNRKIRYGMIGGGRGAFIGGVHRIAASIDQQIELVCGAFSSDPQRSKDSGADFFLPPERCYGNFEEMIRTESALPADKRMDFVSIVTPNHLHFPAAKAALEAGFHVLSDKPATFNLAQAKELAQIVKATGKLYGVTYNYTGYPLMRQARQMIEEGKLGEIRKVVVEYPQGWLATMLENTGQKQAAWRVDPAICGAAGCMGDIGTHAINLAEYVTGLHIKELAADLTIFLAKEGRRLEDDGNVLLRFTNGAKGVLHSSQISIGCENNLSLRVYGSLGGIEWSQLDPNTMIVTSLDKPKQIYRTGLGYLGSAAGAATRTPSGHPEGYLEGFANIYRNFANHVRAVINGTQPNPLDMDYPTIEEGVAGMAFIEAVVASSAANAAWTPLDYTPTPRAKYGDASLNSDRGGLS from the coding sequence ATGAACCGGAAAATTCGTTATGGCATGATCGGCGGCGGACGCGGCGCCTTCATCGGCGGCGTTCATCGCATCGCAGCATCTATCGACCAGCAGATCGAACTCGTCTGCGGCGCCTTTTCCTCTGACCCCCAGCGTTCCAAGGACAGCGGCGCTGACTTTTTCCTCCCCCCTGAGCGCTGCTACGGAAACTTCGAAGAAATGATCCGCACCGAGTCCGCTCTGCCTGCAGACAAGCGCATGGACTTCGTTTCCATCGTCACCCCCAACCACCTGCACTTCCCCGCCGCCAAGGCCGCGCTGGAGGCCGGTTTCCATGTCCTCTCCGACAAGCCCGCCACCTTCAACCTCGCTCAGGCCAAGGAACTGGCCCAGATCGTCAAGGCCACCGGCAAGCTCTACGGCGTCACCTACAACTACACAGGCTACCCGCTCATGCGTCAGGCCCGCCAGATGATCGAGGAAGGCAAGCTCGGAGAAATCCGCAAAGTCGTCGTCGAATACCCCCAGGGCTGGCTCGCCACCATGCTGGAAAACACCGGCCAGAAGCAGGCCGCCTGGCGTGTGGACCCCGCCATCTGCGGTGCCGCCGGCTGCATGGGGGACATCGGCACCCACGCCATCAATCTCGCCGAATACGTCACCGGCCTCCACATCAAGGAGCTGGCCGCTGACCTCACCATCTTCCTGGCCAAAGAAGGCCGCCGCCTGGAGGACGACGGCAACGTCCTCCTCCGCTTCACCAATGGTGCCAAGGGCGTGCTGCACTCCAGCCAGATCAGCATCGGCTGCGAAAACAATCTCAGCCTCCGCGTTTACGGCTCCTTGGGCGGCATCGAATGGTCCCAGCTGGATCCGAATACGATGATTGTCACCTCACTCGACAAGCCAAAGCAGATCTACCGCACCGGCCTGGGCTACCTCGGCAGCGCAGCAGGCGCCGCCACCCGCACCCCCTCCGGCCATCCCGAAGGCTACTTGGAAGGCTTTGCCAACATCTACCGCAACTTCGCCAACCACGTCCGCGCCGTCATCAACGGCACACAGCCCAACCCGCTGGACATGGACTACCCCACCATCGAGGAAGGCGTGGCTGGCATGGCCTTCATCGAAGCCGTCGTCGCCTCCTCCGCCGCCAACGCTGCCTGGACCCCGCTGGACTACACCCCCACACCACGCGCCAAATACGGCGACGCCTCCCTCAACAGCGACCGCGGCGGCCTCTCCTAA
- a CDS encoding HAD family hydrolase translates to MPARSYAFFDLDHTLLPFDTQALFCNFVLHREPWRVLLHALFVPVALGRACGLVSTATAKRAFLSYLRGMSRERLAEYAHEFASVCVPRWAYPDLRAEILRHKHQNRILVLNTASPDFYAREIAHVLGFDYCIATRFEIGRKFPGMPRLVTGNNKHEAKIVAMEEAVPGLTELTEKERANCWSYSDSAADLPLLEYAGYGVLIHPSGSLAAIGRQRDWAILRPERPYRTKAGDMLRVVLQMFGLHPE, encoded by the coding sequence ATGCCCGCACGCTCTTACGCCTTTTTTGATCTCGATCACACGCTGCTGCCGTTCGACACGCAGGCGCTGTTCTGCAATTTTGTGCTGCATCGTGAGCCGTGGCGGGTGCTGCTGCATGCGCTCTTTGTGCCAGTGGCGCTGGGGCGTGCCTGCGGGCTGGTGAGCACGGCCACCGCCAAGCGCGCCTTTTTGAGCTACCTGCGCGGGATGTCGCGCGAGCGCCTGGCGGAGTATGCGCATGAGTTTGCCAGCGTGTGCGTGCCGCGCTGGGCCTATCCGGACCTGCGCGCGGAGATCCTGCGACACAAGCATCAAAACCGCATTCTGGTGCTGAATACGGCGAGCCCGGATTTTTATGCGCGCGAGATCGCGCATGTGCTGGGGTTTGACTACTGCATTGCCACTCGTTTTGAGATCGGTCGAAAATTTCCTGGTATGCCGAGGCTGGTAACGGGTAACAACAAGCATGAGGCCAAGATCGTGGCGATGGAGGAGGCCGTGCCAGGGTTGACCGAGCTGACGGAGAAGGAGCGCGCCAACTGCTGGAGCTATTCAGACAGCGCGGCGGATCTGCCGCTGCTGGAATACGCGGGCTATGGTGTGCTCATTCATCCTTCAGGCAGCCTGGCCGCCATCGGGCGTCAGCGTGACTGGGCTATCCTGCGCCCTGAGCGCCCCTATCGTACCAAGGCGGGGGACATGCTGCGCGTGGTGCTGCAGATGTTTGGCCTGCATCCAGAGTGA
- the ndk gene encoding nucleoside-diphosphate kinase: MAQETTLILLKPDCVARGINGEVLKRLEDEGFRIRGCKMIQLTDELLKEHYSHIADKPFFPDVASFMKSKPVIAVAIAGENIISHVRDLLGPTDSKAAPKGTIRGDFGTDKMTNVVHASDSPEAAAVELKRFFKEGEIFSY; this comes from the coding sequence ATGGCCCAAGAAACCACTCTCATCCTGCTGAAACCCGACTGCGTGGCACGCGGCATCAATGGCGAAGTCCTCAAGCGCCTGGAAGACGAAGGGTTCCGCATCCGTGGCTGCAAAATGATCCAGCTGACCGATGAGCTGCTCAAGGAGCACTACTCACACATCGCCGACAAGCCTTTCTTCCCCGACGTGGCCAGCTTCATGAAGAGCAAGCCCGTCATCGCCGTGGCCATTGCTGGAGAAAACATCATCTCCCACGTTCGCGACCTCCTCGGCCCTACGGACTCCAAGGCCGCCCCCAAGGGCACCATCCGCGGCGACTTCGGCACCGACAAGATGACCAATGTTGTCCATGCCTCCGACTCCCCCGAGGCCGCTGCCGTGGAGCTGAAGCGCTTTTTCAAAGAAGGCGAGATTTTCAGCTATTGA
- a CDS encoding serine/threonine-protein kinase, whose translation MSEESHAHHQPPFEVPSVEEMGALLPQYEFEKLAAFGGMGAVYRARQVSLERPVAIKILPPEFGMQEDFAERFKAEARAMAKLNHTHIVAVYDFGITRAGHLYLVMEWVEGPTLHTMIHKGSVPVRTAASLAMQLCEALAYAHNHKILHRDIKPGNIMVNEEGQVKVADFGLARPITGEAEENPYGTPDYAAPEILNKGSVDQRADIFAAGIVLYEMLTGRVPQQPRRSVQEYAPLSKRWDELIDKATHADQSLRFQDANELRANIALLINQAQAVSVVAVDEKPKPAMPLQPLHLALIGVAVVVVGGFFALRTNKTDVPAEKETANTQSEPAKPKPQPEKLKAEQTVREAVKSEDSKPEVKPKEPEPEAKKMVAVMPAPEPKLEPTAPVPEMKAAPVPEMKGEPVVEKPEEMIRKLSESDPELVQMLAGFASEWGANEDIDIQPKLRDLAAKYIPALQRNLTGLKPEQRDYLLSEISHVANRETLDVPQETWPPVLKTLRKAYDTQLETMQATATEAARKMRAAQIELVAQKARERAAAGKMEEAKRAEIVAAELARLTAAPSLKALQEVVSAK comes from the coding sequence ATGTCCGAAGAGAGCCACGCACATCATCAGCCCCCGTTTGAAGTCCCCTCTGTGGAAGAGATGGGCGCACTGCTGCCGCAGTATGAGTTTGAAAAGCTGGCTGCGTTTGGCGGGATGGGAGCGGTGTATCGAGCCAGGCAGGTGAGCCTGGAAAGACCGGTGGCAATCAAGATCCTGCCGCCTGAGTTTGGCATGCAGGAGGACTTTGCGGAGAGGTTCAAGGCTGAGGCGCGGGCGATGGCGAAACTGAACCACACGCACATCGTGGCGGTGTATGACTTTGGGATCACACGTGCGGGGCACCTCTACCTGGTGATGGAGTGGGTGGAGGGACCGACGCTGCACACGATGATCCACAAGGGCAGCGTGCCGGTGCGCACGGCTGCGAGCCTGGCGATGCAGCTGTGCGAGGCGCTGGCGTATGCGCACAACCATAAAATTTTGCACCGGGACATCAAGCCTGGGAACATCATGGTGAACGAGGAGGGGCAGGTGAAGGTGGCGGACTTTGGGCTGGCGCGGCCGATCACTGGAGAGGCGGAGGAAAACCCGTATGGCACTCCGGACTACGCCGCGCCTGAAATTCTGAACAAGGGATCGGTGGACCAGCGGGCGGACATCTTTGCGGCGGGCATTGTGTTGTATGAGATGCTGACGGGGCGTGTGCCACAGCAGCCGAGGAGGTCTGTGCAGGAGTATGCGCCGCTGTCGAAGCGGTGGGATGAACTGATCGACAAAGCGACGCATGCAGACCAGAGCCTGCGGTTTCAGGACGCAAACGAACTGAGGGCAAACATCGCCCTGCTGATCAACCAAGCGCAGGCGGTGAGCGTGGTGGCGGTGGATGAGAAGCCCAAGCCAGCGATGCCTCTGCAGCCGCTGCATCTGGCACTGATCGGAGTGGCGGTGGTGGTCGTGGGCGGATTTTTTGCGCTACGGACGAACAAGACGGATGTGCCTGCTGAAAAAGAAACAGCGAACACCCAAAGCGAGCCAGCGAAACCGAAGCCCCAGCCGGAGAAGCTGAAGGCTGAGCAGACAGTCAGGGAGGCGGTTAAATCTGAGGATTCCAAGCCTGAGGTGAAGCCCAAGGAACCCGAACCGGAGGCCAAGAAGATGGTGGCGGTGATGCCGGCGCCTGAGCCTAAGCTGGAGCCGACTGCGCCCGTGCCTGAAATGAAGGCTGCGCCCGTGCCCGAGATGAAAGGAGAGCCAGTCGTGGAAAAACCGGAGGAGATGATCCGGAAGCTGAGTGAGAGTGACCCCGAATTGGTGCAGATGCTGGCCGGATTTGCGAGTGAATGGGGGGCGAACGAGGACATCGACATCCAGCCGAAGCTGCGTGATCTGGCGGCCAAGTACATTCCCGCGCTGCAGCGCAACCTAACAGGGCTCAAGCCAGAGCAGCGTGATTATCTGCTGAGCGAGATATCTCACGTGGCCAATCGCGAAACGCTGGACGTGCCGCAGGAGACGTGGCCGCCCGTGCTCAAGACCCTGCGCAAGGCCTATGATACGCAGCTTGAAACGATGCAGGCGACTGCGACCGAGGCTGCACGGAAAATGCGTGCAGCGCAGATCGAGCTCGTGGCACAAAAAGCGCGTGAACGTGCGGCTGCCGGAAAAATGGAGGAGGCCAAGCGTGCGGAGATCGTGGCTGCTGAACTGGCCAGACTGACTGCAGCACCTTCGCTGAAAGCGCTGCAGGAAGTGGTTTCTGCGAAGTAA
- a CDS encoding helix-turn-helix domain-containing protein, which translates to MSTTTSFSVATSPSHTSPRQRFIQNLAESELFQHYQKAFHTLTSLPLSLEAVREESPVEKIVTRQGVAGVVETQVPVRVGKNTIAVMLTGGVRLQPANADTFAPVAKALLDDGRSATEIRSAQVHFEHVPVMEPSRYEAAVAILQSFALQLGDSAHRMLFATATHEPEAVRNAKSFIHNHLAEPMSLEAVASAVNVSPFHFCKLFKRATGLTFTDFVNRARVEKAKRMLMKPAARITEVAYDVGFQSLSHFNRSFRRIADESPTEFRSRMKHGSPALMAA; encoded by the coding sequence ATGAGCACGACCACTTCCTTCTCTGTTGCAACCTCCCCTTCTCACACCAGCCCCCGCCAGCGCTTCATCCAGAACCTGGCCGAGAGCGAGCTCTTCCAGCACTACCAGAAAGCCTTTCACACGCTTACCAGCCTGCCACTGAGCCTGGAAGCCGTCCGCGAAGAAAGCCCCGTCGAAAAGATCGTCACCCGCCAGGGAGTGGCCGGAGTGGTGGAAACCCAGGTGCCCGTCCGTGTGGGTAAAAACACCATCGCTGTCATGCTCACCGGCGGTGTTCGCCTCCAGCCCGCCAATGCAGACACCTTCGCCCCGGTCGCCAAGGCTCTTCTGGACGACGGTCGCTCCGCCACGGAAATCCGCAGCGCACAGGTCCACTTTGAACATGTGCCCGTGATGGAACCCTCCCGCTACGAGGCAGCCGTGGCCATCCTTCAGTCCTTCGCTCTTCAGCTTGGCGACAGCGCCCACCGCATGCTCTTCGCCACCGCCACCCATGAGCCTGAGGCCGTGCGCAATGCCAAGTCCTTCATTCACAATCACCTTGCCGAGCCCATGTCTCTCGAAGCCGTGGCCAGCGCCGTGAACGTCAGCCCCTTCCACTTCTGCAAGCTCTTCAAGCGCGCCACCGGCCTGACCTTCACCGACTTCGTGAACCGCGCCCGCGTGGAAAAAGCCAAGCGCATGCTCATGAAGCCCGCCGCCCGCATCACCGAAGTGGCCTACGATGTCGGCTTCCAGAGCCTGTCCCACTTCAACCGCAGCTTCCGCCGCATCGCGGATGAATCCCCCACAGAATTCCGCAGCCGCATGAAGCACGGCAGCCCGGCCCTGATGGCCGCCTAA
- a CDS encoding right-handed parallel beta-helix repeat-containing protein produces the protein MLFRILALILSAASLSLAADIHLSPAGSISTPQAARDAARAATKPVRILVAPGTYPLTEHLTLSAEDSQVTWSGNDATFTAGKPITGWQKADGGLWKATLPDKAWTFEQLWINGRRATLARSPNKGYYHITEAVGAGVFPDLKENMNFHAFSVAQEQYEVLKSIPPAERDHVLLTVTHAWAVGQCRIKDLNDETLAVRIKGCSRYPFVEFEPDQRWWVENFRAALDAPGEWFLDRAKGEVLYLPLPGEDMTKAEVIAPVTDKFLSIKGAHDVSFEGISFQYSNHLYPAEGLHDTQAATTTQGSIEIEDSARLHFTHCDIAHTGLHAIWFKNGCSDSTVNHCHLHDLGGGGVYVGEIARPADERVNHHITISDSIIQHGGRLHPSACGVVFTHTQHCTVSHCDIADFYYTGVSAGWNWGYGDTASRETTVENNHIHHLGWAYLSDMGGYYGLGTSPGTIIRGNHVHHVASHRYGGWGLYNDEGSADTLMENNLVHDTWNAGFHQHYGYFNTVRNNIFAFGHTAQIQASRNEARLRFRYMNNIVVWDPASPLLDGGEWNWKFFDKTERGDPKDSLVFRKNLYWPTDGKIPATLTKTHFTWDEWRKMGRDKESLFADPLFEDLAARDFRLKPNSPAEKIGFKPWDLTLAGVRKTDPAWRDLAAKGHTYPTWDTDAKPWPAPPYKVDQNFEHAGLGTLGIRGAKYTHENKGESIGVTDETSSPITPGSKRSLKVQDAPGLSKSYNPVLDIYPTTWDTPGTFHAEFDVMAQPGADWFFEMRGKNLDFGNGPYLRWQKDQLAASTDGKVQLIKIPAGEWFRVSITASTGAGKWSLEITRQDGTKHAYPDLACKPAWSNAGYLLFSALGTTQTAFFIDNLKLEQLK, from the coding sequence ATGCTCTTCCGCATCCTCGCCCTCATCCTTTCTGCCGCATCCCTCTCCCTCGCCGCAGACATCCACCTCTCCCCTGCGGGCTCTATTTCCACCCCGCAGGCAGCTCGCGATGCCGCGCGTGCTGCCACCAAGCCCGTACGCATTCTCGTAGCACCTGGCACCTACCCTCTCACCGAGCACCTCACCCTCAGCGCTGAAGACTCCCAGGTCACCTGGTCCGGCAACGACGCCACCTTCACCGCAGGCAAGCCCATCACCGGTTGGCAAAAAGCAGACGGCGGCCTCTGGAAAGCCACGCTTCCCGACAAAGCCTGGACCTTCGAGCAGCTCTGGATCAATGGCCGCCGCGCCACCCTCGCCCGCTCGCCCAACAAAGGCTACTACCACATCACCGAAGCCGTCGGCGCAGGCGTGTTCCCTGACCTCAAGGAGAACATGAACTTCCACGCCTTCTCCGTGGCGCAGGAGCAGTACGAAGTCCTCAAATCCATTCCGCCTGCAGAACGCGATCACGTCCTCCTCACCGTCACCCACGCCTGGGCCGTCGGCCAGTGCCGCATCAAAGACCTCAACGACGAAACCCTCGCCGTCCGGATCAAAGGCTGCTCCCGCTACCCCTTTGTCGAGTTCGAGCCCGATCAGCGCTGGTGGGTTGAAAACTTCCGCGCCGCCCTTGATGCCCCCGGCGAGTGGTTCCTCGACCGCGCCAAAGGCGAAGTCCTCTACCTCCCACTCCCCGGCGAAGACATGACCAAGGCTGAAGTCATCGCCCCCGTTACCGACAAATTCCTCTCCATTAAAGGCGCGCACGACGTTAGCTTCGAAGGCATCTCCTTCCAATACAGCAATCATCTCTACCCCGCCGAAGGCCTGCACGACACCCAGGCCGCCACCACCACCCAGGGCAGCATCGAGATCGAAGACAGCGCCCGCCTTCACTTCACCCATTGCGACATCGCCCACACCGGCCTCCACGCCATCTGGTTTAAAAACGGCTGCTCTGATTCCACCGTCAACCACTGCCACCTGCACGACCTCGGCGGCGGTGGCGTTTACGTCGGCGAAATCGCACGCCCCGCCGACGAGCGAGTGAATCACCACATCACCATCTCAGACTCCATCATTCAGCACGGCGGCCGCCTCCACCCCAGCGCCTGCGGCGTCGTCTTCACTCACACCCAGCACTGCACCGTCAGCCACTGCGACATCGCAGACTTCTACTACACCGGCGTCAGCGCTGGGTGGAACTGGGGCTACGGCGACACCGCCTCCCGCGAGACCACCGTCGAAAACAACCACATCCACCACCTCGGCTGGGCCTACCTCAGCGACATGGGCGGCTACTACGGCCTCGGCACGTCTCCCGGCACTATCATTCGTGGCAATCACGTCCACCACGTCGCCAGCCATCGCTACGGCGGCTGGGGCCTCTACAATGACGAAGGCAGCGCCGACACCCTCATGGAAAACAACCTCGTGCACGACACCTGGAACGCAGGCTTCCATCAGCACTACGGCTACTTCAACACCGTCCGAAACAACATCTTCGCCTTCGGCCACACCGCGCAGATCCAGGCCTCCCGCAATGAGGCCCGCCTCCGCTTCCGCTACATGAACAACATCGTCGTCTGGGACCCCGCGTCCCCCCTCCTCGACGGTGGCGAATGGAACTGGAAATTCTTCGACAAAACCGAGCGCGGCGATCCCAAAGACAGCCTCGTCTTCCGCAAAAACCTCTACTGGCCCACCGATGGAAAAATCCCCGCCACGCTCACCAAAACCCACTTCACCTGGGACGAGTGGCGCAAGATGGGCCGCGACAAGGAAAGCCTCTTTGCCGATCCCCTTTTCGAAGACCTCGCCGCACGCGACTTCCGGCTCAAGCCCAACTCCCCCGCCGAAAAGATCGGCTTCAAACCCTGGGACCTCACCCTAGCTGGCGTCCGCAAAACCGACCCCGCATGGCGCGACCTCGCTGCCAAGGGCCACACCTACCCCACCTGGGACACCGACGCCAAACCCTGGCCCGCCCCACCCTACAAGGTCGATCAAAACTTCGAGCACGCCGGCCTCGGCACCCTCGGAATCCGCGGTGCCAAATACACCCACGAAAACAAAGGCGAATCCATCGGCGTCACCGACGAAACCTCCTCCCCCATCACTCCAGGCTCCAAGCGCAGCCTGAAAGTGCAAGACGCCCCCGGCCTCAGTAAAAGCTACAACCCCGTCCTCGACATCTACCCCACCACCTGGGACACCCCCGGCACCTTCCATGCCGAGTTCGACGTCATGGCCCAGCCCGGTGCCGACTGGTTCTTCGAAATGCGTGGCAAAAACCTCGACTTCGGCAACGGCCCCTACCTCCGCTGGCAGAAAGACCAGCTCGCCGCCAGCACCGATGGCAAAGTCCAGCTCATCAAAATCCCTGCTGGTGAATGGTTCCGCGTCTCCATCACCGCCTCCACCGGCGCTGGCAAATGGTCCCTAGAAATCACCCGCCAGGACGGCACCAAACACGCCTACCCCGACCTCGCCTGCAAGCCCGCTTGGTCAAACGCTGGCTACCTCCTCTTCAGCGCCCTCGGCACCACCCAGACCGCCTTCTTCATCGACAACCTCAAGCTCGAGCAGCTCAAGTAA
- a CDS encoding LexA family transcriptional regulator encodes MPHSPVSEEKLVGFPARCQSLRQKLRVSRPELASWLGVGRSYVSVMEKGRLAPSRPVFQLIEKLEAAANLKQLAMHMPQPDTTATPSPVMSGLPPEAIAALDRLVQSEEEAPSALAPVTAPAMPEEMPVTREKNAFALRVAALRAKMGVTRPKLAQRLGVSRQYVTKIENGAHASLPVIKLIEKLEAEILNGTTSSSEPTVHDTPSAALSAAPAIQPAAVIEAPAGAPSPPLPPSIPAAPVSGMPRISALPVLTIPAARDLTAPSLAAFAATEHFAFSVTDPDAFAMRLAGDAMLPQHHDGELAILYPNTAPHTGNRVIARLSDSLGGDILFRIYSTADHGHSIVLSSLNPLYPPVTLTPDEIAWIYPVATTVRQMLL; translated from the coding sequence ATGCCACACTCACCTGTCTCCGAAGAAAAACTCGTCGGCTTCCCTGCTCGCTGCCAGTCCCTTCGTCAAAAGCTCCGTGTCTCCAGGCCCGAGCTCGCCAGCTGGCTCGGTGTCGGCCGCAGCTATGTCAGTGTCATGGAAAAAGGCCGCCTTGCCCCATCCCGCCCCGTATTTCAGTTGATCGAAAAACTTGAGGCTGCCGCCAACTTGAAACAGCTCGCCATGCACATGCCCCAGCCTGACACCACAGCCACCCCTTCCCCGGTCATGTCAGGCCTCCCACCGGAAGCCATTGCGGCTCTGGACCGCCTGGTGCAGTCCGAAGAAGAAGCCCCCTCAGCCCTCGCTCCTGTCACAGCCCCTGCCATGCCCGAAGAAATGCCCGTCACTCGCGAGAAAAACGCCTTCGCTCTCCGCGTCGCCGCCCTCCGTGCCAAAATGGGCGTCACCCGTCCAAAGCTAGCCCAGCGCCTCGGTGTCTCCCGCCAGTACGTCACCAAGATCGAAAACGGCGCGCACGCTTCCCTGCCTGTCATCAAGCTCATCGAAAAACTTGAGGCCGAGATCCTCAATGGCACTACATCCAGCTCGGAGCCCACTGTTCACGACACCCCCTCCGCAGCCCTCTCAGCGGCACCTGCCATTCAGCCTGCCGCTGTCATTGAAGCCCCCGCAGGAGCACCATCTCCGCCGCTTCCTCCCTCCATCCCCGCAGCCCCGGTCTCCGGCATGCCCCGCATCAGCGCGCTTCCGGTCCTCACCATTCCCGCCGCACGCGATCTCACCGCCCCCAGCCTCGCCGCCTTTGCCGCCACCGAGCACTTCGCCTTCAGCGTCACAGATCCGGATGCCTTCGCCATGCGCCTCGCTGGAGACGCCATGCTCCCTCAGCATCACGATGGCGAGCTCGCCATCCTCTATCCCAACACCGCCCCCCATACCGGCAACCGCGTCATCGCCCGTCTCAGCGACAGCCTCGGCGGCGACATCCTCTTCCGCATTTACAGCACCGCCGACCACGGCCACTCCATCGTCCTCTCCAGTCTCAATCCCCTCTACCCTCCCGTCACCCTCACCCCTGACGAGATCGCCTGGATCTACCCCGTCGCCACCACCGTCCGCCAGATGCTCCTATGA